In Aquabacterium sp. OR-4, the following proteins share a genomic window:
- a CDS encoding acyl-CoA dehydrogenase family protein has product MQLTHEHEQLRATIQRWITEQVNPHVDAWEEAETFPAHQLFKQMGELGLLGLDKPVEFGGAGLDYSYAAVLAEALSGINCGGIPMAIGVQTDMCTPALARRGSDALRREFLAPAIAGDRVGCLGVSEVGSGSDVASVKTTARKDGGDYIINGGKMWTTNGTQADWCCVLANTSDGAPHRNKSLIIVPMDTPGVSVARKLRKMGMDSSDTAQLFFDEVRVPQHHRIGDEGLGFSYQMEQFQIERLWGALNAMGGAQRCIDMTIEYTRERKAFGRALLDNQWIHYKLAEMHADVECVRALAWNCVEDVVAGRDATRLATVAKLKAGRVVREVVSGCLQFWGGMGYMNDSLISRFYRDTRLASIGGGADEVMLQILCKYMGTFPK; this is encoded by the coding sequence ATGCAACTCACCCACGAACACGAGCAGCTGCGCGCCACCATCCAGCGCTGGATCACCGAGCAGGTGAACCCGCATGTGGACGCGTGGGAAGAGGCCGAGACGTTTCCGGCGCACCAGCTGTTCAAGCAGATGGGCGAGCTGGGCCTGCTGGGCCTGGACAAGCCGGTGGAGTTTGGCGGCGCAGGGCTCGACTACAGCTACGCCGCGGTGCTGGCCGAGGCGCTGTCGGGCATCAACTGCGGCGGCATTCCGATGGCCATCGGCGTGCAGACCGACATGTGCACGCCGGCCCTGGCCCGCCGCGGCAGCGACGCCCTGCGCCGCGAGTTCCTGGCCCCGGCCATTGCCGGCGACCGGGTGGGTTGCCTGGGGGTCTCCGAGGTGGGCAGCGGCTCGGATGTGGCCTCGGTCAAGACCACCGCACGCAAGGACGGTGGCGACTACATCATCAACGGCGGCAAGATGTGGACCACCAATGGCACGCAGGCCGACTGGTGCTGCGTGCTGGCCAATACCAGCGACGGCGCACCGCACCGCAACAAGAGCCTGATCATCGTGCCGATGGACACGCCCGGTGTCTCGGTGGCGCGCAAGCTGCGCAAGATGGGCATGGACTCGTCCGACACCGCGCAGCTGTTCTTCGACGAGGTGCGCGTGCCGCAGCACCACCGCATCGGCGACGAGGGCCTGGGCTTCAGCTACCAGATGGAGCAGTTCCAGATCGAGCGCCTGTGGGGTGCGCTCAACGCGATGGGCGGTGCCCAGCGCTGCATCGACATGACCATCGAGTACACCCGCGAGCGCAAGGCCTTCGGCCGCGCCCTGCTCGACAACCAGTGGATCCACTACAAGCTGGCCGAGATGCACGCCGACGTGGAATGCGTGCGCGCCCTGGCCTGGAACTGCGTGGAAGACGTGGTGGCCGGCCGCGACGCCACGCGCCTGGCCACCGTGGCCAAGCTCAAGGCTGGCCGCGTGGTGCGCGAGGTGGTGAGCGGCTGCCTGCAGTTCTGGGGCGGCATGGGCTACATGAACGACAGCCTGATCTCGCGCTTCTACCGCGACACGCGCCTGGCCAGCATTGGCGGCGGGGCTGACGAAGTCATGCTCCAAATTTTGTGCAAATACATGGGCACGTTCCCCAAGTAA
- a CDS encoding acyl-CoA carboxylase subunit beta: MAHIESTLSTTSESFQANRESMLALLGRVRAAEARTRAKSAASRERFEKRGQLLPRERVSLLLDPGTPFLELATLAGYGMDHPDPDKTAPGGGMVAGIGFVSDIRCMVVASDSGIDAGALQPMGLDKTLRVQELVLENKLPLVQLVESAGANLLAYRVEDFVRGGASFRNLARMSAAGLPVITVTHGSSTAGGAYQTGLSDYIILIRGRSRAFLAGPPLLKAATGEIATEEELGGAEMHTHISGLGDYLAEDDRDGIRIAREIMGQIDWNRDLPAEIVAPQRRYKPPRHDAEELLGIMPADHKRPVDMKQVIARIADDSEFLEFGENYGSATVCGHIKIEGWPVGIITNNGPIDPAGATKATHFIQACCQSKTPIVYLNNTTGFMVGKSYEENGIIKHGSKMIQAVTNATVPQITIYCGASFGAGNYGMCGRGFAPRFCFSWPNAKTAVMGGEQAAGTMVMVTEAAMRRKGEVDTAKLEALSKQIIDRFDSQMSVFTTSARLLDDGVIDPRDTRAVLSKVLATCREAEARRPQAMQFAVARP, encoded by the coding sequence ATGGCCCACATCGAGTCCACCCTGTCCACCACGAGCGAGAGCTTCCAGGCCAATCGCGAATCCATGCTGGCCCTGCTGGGCCGTGTGCGGGCGGCCGAGGCGCGCACCCGGGCCAAGTCAGCCGCCTCGCGTGAGCGATTTGAAAAGCGCGGCCAGCTGCTGCCGCGCGAGCGCGTCTCGCTGCTGCTCGATCCTGGCACGCCGTTCCTGGAGCTGGCCACGCTGGCCGGCTACGGCATGGACCATCCCGATCCTGACAAGACCGCGCCCGGCGGCGGCATGGTGGCGGGCATCGGCTTTGTCAGCGACATCCGCTGCATGGTGGTGGCGTCGGATTCGGGCATCGATGCCGGCGCGCTGCAGCCCATGGGCCTGGACAAGACCCTGCGCGTGCAGGAGCTGGTGCTGGAGAACAAGCTGCCCCTGGTGCAGCTGGTGGAAAGCGCCGGCGCCAACCTGCTGGCCTACCGCGTGGAAGACTTCGTCCGCGGTGGCGCCAGCTTTCGCAACCTGGCGCGCATGTCGGCCGCCGGCCTGCCGGTGATCACCGTCACGCACGGCTCGTCCACCGCCGGTGGCGCCTATCAAACCGGCCTGTCCGACTACATCATCCTGATCCGCGGCCGTTCACGCGCCTTTCTGGCCGGCCCGCCGCTGCTGAAGGCGGCCACCGGCGAGATTGCCACCGAAGAAGAACTGGGCGGCGCCGAGATGCACACCCACATCTCGGGCCTGGGCGACTATCTGGCCGAGGACGACCGCGACGGCATCCGCATTGCGCGCGAGATCATGGGCCAGATCGACTGGAACCGCGATCTGCCGGCCGAGATCGTGGCGCCCCAGCGCCGCTACAAGCCGCCGCGCCACGACGCCGAAGAGCTGCTGGGCATCATGCCCGCCGACCACAAGCGCCCGGTGGACATGAAGCAGGTGATCGCGCGCATTGCTGATGACTCCGAGTTCCTGGAGTTTGGTGAGAACTACGGCAGCGCCACCGTGTGCGGCCACATCAAGATCGAAGGCTGGCCGGTGGGCATCATCACCAACAACGGCCCCATCGACCCCGCCGGCGCCACCAAGGCCACCCACTTCATCCAGGCCTGCTGCCAGAGCAAGACGCCCATCGTCTACCTCAACAACACCACCGGCTTCATGGTGGGCAAGAGCTACGAGGAGAACGGCATCATCAAGCACGGCAGCAAGATGATCCAGGCGGTGACCAATGCCACGGTGCCGCAGATCACGATCTACTGCGGCGCCTCGTTCGGTGCCGGCAACTACGGCATGTGTGGCCGCGGGTTTGCGCCGCGCTTTTGCTTCAGCTGGCCCAATGCCAAGACGGCGGTGATGGGCGGCGAGCAGGCCGCCGGCACCATGGTGATGGTCACCGAGGCCGCCATGCGCCGCAAGGGCGAGGTCGACACCGCCAAGCTCGAGGCGCTGAGCAAGCAGATCATCGACCGCTTCGACAGCCAGATGAGCGTGTTCACCACCAGCGCGCGCCTGCTCGACGATGGCGTGATCGACCCGCGCGACACCCGCGCCGTGCTCAGCAAGGTGCTGGCCACCTGCCGCGAGGCCGAAGCCCGCCGGCCGCAAGCCATGCAGTTTGCCGTGGCGCGCCCCTGA
- a CDS encoding phage head morphogenesis protein: MRGHWAQIQQTKADAPYLMYDAVGDADTRPEHAAWDGLVLPADAPWWSTHYPPNDWGCRCGVIQLSADQVQRLGKDGPDTAPADKLREWTNPRTGAIEMVPAGVGPGWAYAPGASRGDELRDQLAQKEQAFRDGR; encoded by the coding sequence GTGCGCGGGCATTGGGCTCAGATCCAGCAGACCAAGGCCGACGCGCCGTACCTGATGTACGACGCGGTCGGCGATGCGGACACGCGGCCCGAGCACGCGGCCTGGGACGGCCTGGTGCTGCCGGCCGATGCCCCGTGGTGGAGCACGCACTACCCGCCCAACGACTGGGGCTGCCGGTGCGGTGTGATCCAGCTCAGCGCCGACCAGGTGCAGCGCCTGGGCAAGGACGGGCCTGACACCGCGCCGGCGGACAAGCTGCGTGAGTGGACGAATCCGCGCACCGGTGCCATCGAGATGGTGCCGGCCGGCGTGGGCCCGGGCTGGGCGTATGCACCTGGTGCTAGCCGTGGCGACGAATTGCGCGATCAGCTGGCGCAGAAGGAGCAGGCGTTCCGAGATGGCCGGTGA
- a CDS encoding phage virion morphogenesis protein → MKVTDDGVRRAMERMRLGMPLGGSMLPAMQQIARAMVTGAQMRFRMQTAPNGQPWSKSYRARTEGGQTLSMSRRLRNSINGQATGHSATVGTNVVYAAIHQFGGVIRAKAGPFLAIPVTPAARAAGSPRSMEGLHVAQTLKGQFILVDSKGQTHFLLRRQVKIPARPFLGVSGSDAAEIIRIGEQHLMKRWKG, encoded by the coding sequence GTGAAGGTCACCGACGACGGCGTGCGGCGTGCGATGGAGCGCATGCGCCTGGGCATGCCGCTGGGCGGCAGCATGCTGCCGGCCATGCAGCAGATCGCGCGGGCAATGGTGACCGGCGCACAGATGCGGTTTCGCATGCAGACGGCGCCGAATGGCCAGCCGTGGTCGAAGAGCTACCGCGCGCGCACTGAGGGCGGCCAGACGTTGAGCATGTCGCGCCGGCTGCGCAACTCGATCAACGGTCAAGCCACGGGCCACTCGGCCACGGTGGGCACCAACGTGGTCTATGCCGCGATCCACCAGTTTGGGGGAGTGATCCGCGCAAAGGCGGGGCCCTTCCTGGCGATTCCGGTGACGCCCGCAGCACGGGCCGCGGGCAGCCCGCGGAGCATGGAGGGACTGCATGTGGCGCAGACGCTGAAGGGCCAGTTCATCTTGGTGGACAGCAAAGGACAGACCCACTTTCTGCTGCGCCGCCAAGTGAAGATCCCGGCGCGGCCGTTCCTGGGTGTGAGCGGGAGCGATGCGGCCGAAATCATCCGCATTGGCGAACAGCACTTGATGAAGCGGTGGAAGGGGTGA